From the genome of Bactrocera oleae isolate idBacOlea1 chromosome 2, idBacOlea1, whole genome shotgun sequence, one region includes:
- the LOC118683784 gene encoding microfibril-associated glycoprotein 4-like — MLRCQLKFSLTIFLLFAFIYPQQNAVQAAPGCDGDCLENKLDEILSKLQTLNGKVESFATHPGIEPTAACTHHPHAHRKQHVTEGQEDVESQHQRRHQTRNFHSRLATSSLGNGSGNNHKCAERLAQICQNVGVSEIQLDDDKVSPFKVLCSAERWIVVLQRLDGSVAFHNRTWATYKQGFGSVGEKTEFFLGLQHLHELTYSGFFEIRIDLEDFQGVERYAHYSDFSVFTEHADYKMGILGIYHGTAGDSFMYHEGQQFSAIDRDNDAKAQGSCSEEYNSAGWFKNCMEANLFGKYLHGDTDKFKEGMYWETFHGPEYSLKTVKLSVRAKC; from the exons ATGTTACGCTGTCAACTAAAATTTTCGCTAACAATTTTCCTTTTATTCGCATTTATCTACCCTCAACAGAATGCTGTGCAGGCAGCACCAGGCTGTGATGGCGAttgtttagaaaataaattggaCGAAATATTGTCAAA atTACAAACTTTGAATGGCAAAGTCGAATCGTTTGCCACACATCCGGGAATTGAACCAACAGCAGCTTGTACACATCACCCACATGCACATCGCAAGCAACATGTAACGGAAGG TCAAGAGGACGTCGAGTCGCAACACCAACGACGCCACCAAACACGAAACTTTCACTCAAGACTCGCTACTTCCTCGCTTGGCAACGGCAGCGGCAACAACCATAAATGTGCAGAGCGTTTAGCGCAGATTTGTCAAAATGTTGGTGTTAGTGAAATTCAGTTGGACGATGACAAAGTGTCACCATTCAAAGTACTTTGCAGTGCCGAACGTTGGATTGTTGTTTTACAGCGCTTAGATGGCTCAGTCGCTTTTCACAATCGCACCTGGGCTACATATAAGCAAGGTTTCGGTAGTGTAGGTGAAAAAACGGAATTCTTCTTGGGTTTACAACATTTACATGAACTGACCTATAGCGGTTTCTTTGAAATACGCATTGATTTGGAAGATTTTCAAGGTGTAGAAAGGTATGCACATTATAGTGACTTTAGCGTCTTCACTGAACATGCCGACTACAAAATGGGCATATTAGGGATTTATCATGGCACAGCCGGTGATTCGTTTATGTATCATGAAGGTCAACAGTTTAGCGCGATTGATCGCGATAATGACGCCAAAGCGCAAGGTAGCTGTAGTGAGGAGTATAACAGCGCGGGCTGGTTTAAGAATTGCATGGAAGC CAATCTATTTGGTAAATATTTGCACGGCGACACGGATAAGTTCAAAGAAGGCATGTACTGGGAAACTTTTCATGGTCCAGAATACTCACTTAAAACAGTTAAATTGTCTGTTCGGGCCAAATGTTGA